From a single Shewanella denitrificans OS217 genomic region:
- the flhF gene encoding flagellar biosynthesis protein FlhF, producing MKIKRFFAKDMRAALAQVKDTLGSDAVIMSNKKVTGGIEIVAAVDYDEPKVSAKVNTPVPGFMDVSEDRVSLGAKPAIKAETKLNPPPAADSLQALLEKQHSRLKQQMASQNNEPELPEWARQLEASKKPKPVANFQHQASLSDTPQKHSKHNQADFDALKDEMASLRNLLTHQVSALMKDQKKRTDPMGAMLESKLLAAEFSAPIAAKLAGLSQHYTPVDLVRALPQTLANLLDNQGDDIVRRGGVVAFVGPTGVGKTTSLAKLAARFAAQHGPEQVALITTDHYRIGAFEQLATYGKIMGCPVKQAHDLAELEQIIYQFRNRKLVLIDTAGMGQRDMRLYQQLDNLTANSKIPIRSYLVLSATGQRRVLQDAVTHFKRIPLSGVVLTKLDESVSIAGALSVLIQNELPLSYVTDGQRVPEDMKVADTLVLAKQALAAMNETELQSTKDTAWSNDMAYAFE from the coding sequence GTGAAAATTAAACGATTTTTTGCCAAAGATATGCGCGCAGCATTAGCTCAAGTCAAAGACACCTTAGGCTCTGATGCCGTCATCATGTCCAATAAAAAAGTGACAGGCGGCATCGAAATAGTCGCTGCAGTGGATTATGATGAGCCCAAAGTGAGCGCTAAGGTGAACACCCCAGTCCCAGGTTTTATGGACGTGAGCGAAGACAGAGTGTCCCTAGGGGCTAAACCTGCCATTAAGGCCGAGACTAAATTAAACCCGCCACCGGCGGCTGATTCTTTACAAGCGTTACTAGAGAAACAGCATTCTAGATTAAAGCAGCAAATGGCATCTCAGAATAATGAACCTGAACTGCCGGAGTGGGCTAGACAATTAGAGGCTTCAAAAAAGCCAAAGCCTGTGGCTAACTTTCAGCATCAGGCGTCTTTGTCTGATACTCCCCAGAAGCACAGCAAGCACAACCAAGCGGACTTCGATGCACTTAAAGATGAAATGGCGTCGCTGCGAAACTTGCTGACTCATCAAGTGTCCGCGTTGATGAAAGATCAGAAAAAACGCACCGACCCTATGGGTGCTATGCTTGAAAGTAAGCTATTGGCCGCTGAGTTTTCAGCCCCAATCGCTGCTAAGCTTGCTGGATTAAGTCAGCATTACACCCCAGTGGATTTAGTACGTGCACTGCCTCAGACTTTAGCTAATCTTCTTGATAATCAAGGTGATGATATAGTTAGGCGCGGTGGGGTTGTTGCCTTTGTCGGGCCTACTGGAGTCGGGAAAACAACATCCTTGGCCAAGCTGGCGGCCAGATTTGCAGCTCAGCATGGTCCAGAGCAAGTCGCGCTCATTACCACAGATCATTATCGTATAGGGGCTTTCGAACAGCTAGCAACCTATGGCAAAATAATGGGGTGCCCTGTTAAGCAGGCTCATGATCTTGCTGAATTAGAACAAATTATTTATCAGTTTAGGAATCGCAAGCTAGTATTAATTGATACAGCTGGTATGGGGCAGCGTGATATGCGCCTCTATCAGCAGCTTGATAATCTGACTGCCAATAGCAAAATTCCTATTCGCAGCTACTTGGTTCTTTCCGCTACAGGCCAACGCCGAGTACTACAAGACGCGGTGACCCATTTTAAACGCATTCCTTTATCAGGGGTTGTGCTGACTAAACTGGATGAATCGGTATCCATTGCCGGAGCATTGAGTGTGTTAATTCAAAATGAACTGCCTTTAAGTTATGTGACTGATGGCCAAAGGGTTCCAGAAGACATGAAAGTGGCAGATACCTTAGTATTAGCCAAACAAGCACTAGCTGCTATGAACGAAACTGAACTACAATCGACAAAAGACACGGCGTGGTCAAATGACATGGCCTATGCATTCGAGTAA
- a CDS encoding MinD/ParA family protein — MTRDQASGLRMMNQPYNDKVKVIAVTGGKGGVGKTSVSINTAVALAEKGKRVLVLDADLGLANVDVMLGIRAERNLSHVLKGEAELDDIIVRGPKGIGIVPATSGSQSMVELTPAQHAGLIRAFSEMRTQFDILIVDTAAGISDMVLSFSRAAQDVVVVVCDEPTSITDAYALIKILSREHGVFRFKIVANMVRSLREGMELFAKLSKVTDRFLDVALELVATVPFDENLRKAVRKQKLVIEAFPKSPSAIAYHGLANKVMTWPVPQQPGGHLEFFVERLVQRKEVQEDRVSE, encoded by the coding sequence ATGACCCGAGATCAAGCAAGTGGTTTACGTATGATGAATCAACCATATAACGATAAAGTAAAAGTAATCGCCGTAACAGGTGGCAAAGGAGGCGTGGGTAAAACTAGCGTTTCAATTAACACGGCTGTAGCGCTTGCTGAAAAAGGCAAAAGAGTACTAGTACTCGATGCCGACTTAGGTTTGGCAAACGTCGATGTCATGTTAGGTATTCGAGCCGAACGAAATTTATCCCATGTGTTAAAAGGTGAAGCCGAGCTTGACGATATTATTGTTCGCGGTCCAAAAGGGATTGGCATAGTCCCCGCGACGTCAGGCTCTCAGTCAATGGTTGAGCTAACGCCAGCGCAGCATGCGGGGCTTATCCGTGCATTTAGTGAAATGCGTACTCAATTCGATATTTTAATTGTCGATACAGCCGCTGGTATTTCTGACATGGTGCTGAGTTTCTCTCGGGCGGCGCAAGATGTGGTCGTTGTTGTTTGTGATGAACCGACATCAATTACCGATGCCTATGCTTTAATTAAGATTTTAAGCCGTGAGCATGGCGTGTTCCGTTTTAAAATTGTGGCCAATATGGTGAGAAGTTTGCGGGAAGGCATGGAATTATTTGCTAAACTCAGTAAAGTTACTGACAGATTTTTGGATGTTGCTCTAGAATTAGTCGCAACAGTACCATTTGATGAAAATTTACGTAAAGCGGTTCGTAAACAAAAACTTGTCATCGAAGCATTTCCAAAGTCACCTTCAGCTATTGCTTATCATGGTTTGGCCAACAAGGTGATGACTTGGCCTGTACCGCAACAGCCAGGTGGTCATTTAGAATTCTTTGTTGAGCGTTTAGTTCAGCGTAAAGAAGTACAAGAGGATAGAGTGAGTGAATAA
- a CDS encoding RNA polymerase sigma factor FliA, with amino-acid sequence MNKAAAYTQFDDKSSVIEQYAPLVKKIAHHMLARLPASVQLDDLLQAGMMGLLEAASKFDGTKGAKFETFAGIRIRGAMIDEIRRGDWVPRSVHRNQRRVAQVIDELEQHFGRDARDTEIAEKLDMSLDEYHHILNDVSVGKIIGIEDLGVSQDVIITEETSMDESFDELVETQFQSALVEAIKTLPERDALVLSLYYDEALNLKEIGAILEVSESRVSQILSQAMLRLKAKLKHWTQT; translated from the coding sequence GTGAATAAAGCCGCAGCGTATACTCAGTTCGATGATAAGTCGTCCGTTATTGAACAGTATGCTCCGTTGGTGAAAAAAATTGCTCATCATATGCTTGCACGGCTTCCAGCATCTGTACAACTTGATGACTTATTACAAGCTGGAATGATGGGACTGCTGGAAGCGGCGTCAAAATTTGATGGTACCAAGGGCGCTAAGTTTGAAACCTTCGCTGGTATTCGAATTCGTGGTGCCATGATTGATGAAATTCGCCGAGGAGACTGGGTTCCACGCTCAGTGCATCGCAATCAAAGGCGCGTGGCTCAGGTGATTGATGAGCTAGAACAACACTTTGGAAGAGATGCTCGTGACACAGAAATTGCAGAAAAACTTGATATGTCGCTCGATGAGTACCATCATATCTTAAATGATGTTTCTGTTGGAAAAATCATAGGCATAGAAGATCTGGGTGTATCACAGGATGTGATTATTACCGAAGAAACGTCAATGGATGAATCCTTTGATGAATTAGTTGAAACTCAATTCCAATCAGCGCTGGTTGAAGCAATTAAAACATTGCCAGAAAGAGATGCTTTAGTGTTATCGCTTTACTATGATGAAGCACTGAATTTAAAAGAAATTGGCGCCATACTTGAGGTGAGCGAATCTAGGGTTAGTCAGATATTAAGTCAGGCTATGCTTAGATTAAAAGCAAAACTCAAGCATTGGACACAAACATAA
- the cheY gene encoding chemotaxis response regulator CheY: MDKNMKILIVDDFSTMRRIIKNLLRDLGFNNTQEADDGSTALPMLQRGDFDFVVTDWNMPGMQGIDLLKAIRADDSLKHLPVLMVTAEAKREQIIAAAQAGVNGYVVKPFTAATLKEKLDKIFERLA, encoded by the coding sequence TTGGACAAGAATATGAAGATTCTTATTGTTGACGATTTCTCAACAATGAGACGTATCATCAAGAACTTGTTGCGAGACTTGGGATTTAACAATACCCAAGAAGCAGATGATGGCTCTACAGCCCTACCTATGTTGCAAAGAGGTGACTTCGATTTTGTCGTCACTGATTGGAACATGCCGGGGATGCAGGGTATCGATCTTCTCAAAGCGATACGTGCAGATGATTCGTTGAAGCATTTACCCGTTCTTATGGTAACTGCAGAAGCTAAGCGTGAGCAGATTATCGCAGCAGCACAAGCCGGGGTAAATGGTTATGTTGTTAAGCCATTTACCGCAGCAACTCTTAAAGAAAAGCTAGATAAGATCTTTGAGCGACTCGCATAA
- a CDS encoding protein phosphatase CheZ, protein MQAKLSGLITLEQAQQLVTLLEAGDQSSADDVIRELAGPLQRELFEEVGKLTRQLHSALMDFQVDNRLVELANTEIPDAKERLNYVIEMTEQAANKTMDAVEECIPLADSIIINIHSVSPKWEKLMRRDIALDEFKGLCHDVQSLMSHSQHDSNRLRELLNEVLMAQDFQDLTGQMIRRVIDLVREVENNLVSMLTVFGDTAIESTPVAEKNKIEAEGPIMNAELREDVVTGQDEVDDLLSSLGF, encoded by the coding sequence ATGCAGGCAAAATTATCGGGGCTTATAACCCTCGAACAAGCCCAGCAACTTGTTACATTGCTTGAGGCGGGTGATCAAAGTTCGGCAGATGATGTCATTAGAGAGCTCGCGGGGCCTTTGCAACGTGAACTCTTTGAAGAGGTCGGTAAGTTAACTCGGCAGCTTCATAGTGCATTAATGGATTTTCAAGTCGATAACAGATTAGTTGAATTGGCCAATACAGAAATACCAGATGCCAAGGAAAGACTAAACTATGTTATTGAGATGACTGAACAAGCTGCAAATAAAACCATGGATGCGGTTGAAGAATGCATCCCTTTGGCCGATAGCATTATTATCAATATTCATTCAGTTTCCCCAAAATGGGAAAAGTTGATGCGTCGTGATATTGCCTTAGATGAATTTAAAGGCCTTTGTCATGATGTACAGAGTTTAATGTCTCATAGTCAGCATGATTCAAATCGACTACGTGAACTCTTGAATGAAGTACTGATGGCACAAGATTTCCAAGATTTAACTGGACAGATGATCCGCAGGGTCATTGATTTAGTTAGGGAAGTGGAAAATAACCTAGTGTCCATGCTCACAGTATTTGGTGACACTGCTATCGAAAGCACTCCTGTCGCTGAAAAGAATAAGATAGAAGCTGAAGGACCGATAATGAACGCTGAATTACGTGAAGACGTGGTTACAGGTCAGGATGAAGTTGATGATCTGCTATCGAGTCTGGGTTTCTAA
- a CDS encoding chemotaxis protein CheA, producing the protein MSFDVDEEILQDFLVEAGEILELLSEQLVALENNPDDTDLLNAIFRGFHTVKGGAGFLSLNPMVAVCHEAENTFDLLRTGKRSVNAELMDIILQAVDAINMMFSQTQQGENQDPVDAELLGKLKLLSSGAPLPSEMTGVEDVAEAVYEEPELESEAELVEDVENVSVESTQSDTIDEIDESEFEALLDALHGPSGSSSAPTSSTAPVGNADVASDEITDDEFERLLDELHGSGNQTEVKATAPTPKAPEVTASTANSDDITDDEFERLLDELHGKGSGGASVEKPAAPVAKAAPPTPPKPAAPVAAAKVEAVKPAPTPVVKAPEPKVIDEAKMPAKASAVPQGETTVRVDTARLDQIMNMVGELVLVRNRLVSLGITREDEAMTKALANLDLVTADLQGAVMKTRMQPIKKVFGRFPRVVRDLARTLNKEIDLIMVGEETDLDKNLVEALADPLVHLVRNSVDHGIEMPLTREATGKSRTGTITLSASQEGDHILLKIEDDGAGMDPVKLKEIAISRGVLDEDSAARMSDSEAYNLIFAPGFSTKVEISDISGRGVGMDVVKTRINQLNGTVHIDSMKGKGTILEIKVPLTLAIMPTLMVDVAKQVFALPLSSVNEIFHLDLTKTNIVDGQLTVIVRNKAVPLFYLEQWLHRHKTKLKHGDKKQGHVVIVQLGTRQIGFVVDALIGQEEVVIKPLGSMLQGTPGMAGATITSDGGIALILDVPGLLKHYVSSKQ; encoded by the coding sequence ATGTCCTTTGATGTTGATGAAGAGATACTCCAGGACTTTTTGGTAGAAGCTGGTGAGATTTTAGAGCTTCTATCGGAGCAGCTTGTTGCTCTTGAAAATAATCCTGATGACACTGATCTACTAAATGCTATTTTTAGGGGCTTCCATACCGTTAAAGGCGGTGCGGGTTTCTTGAGCCTTAATCCCATGGTTGCGGTTTGCCATGAGGCAGAAAATACCTTTGACCTTCTTCGCACAGGTAAACGTAGTGTTAACGCAGAGCTGATGGATATCATCCTCCAAGCCGTAGATGCGATTAACATGATGTTTAGTCAGACTCAGCAAGGGGAAAACCAAGATCCTGTTGATGCTGAACTTCTTGGAAAGCTAAAGCTGCTGAGTTCTGGTGCTCCATTGCCTTCAGAAATGACGGGTGTTGAAGACGTTGCTGAAGCAGTCTATGAAGAACCAGAGCTTGAATCTGAAGCCGAATTGGTCGAAGACGTTGAGAATGTTAGTGTTGAATCGACTCAAAGTGACACGATTGATGAAATAGATGAAAGCGAGTTCGAAGCCCTCTTAGATGCCTTACATGGCCCTAGTGGCAGCTCATCGGCGCCCACATCAAGTACTGCCCCAGTTGGCAATGCTGATGTCGCCAGTGATGAAATCACTGATGATGAGTTTGAGCGACTCCTTGATGAGTTGCACGGTTCAGGTAATCAAACTGAGGTTAAAGCCACTGCTCCAACTCCTAAAGCGCCAGAGGTCACTGCTAGCACGGCAAATTCAGATGATATTACCGATGATGAATTTGAGCGTCTTCTCGATGAATTGCATGGTAAAGGCAGTGGCGGGGCATCTGTTGAAAAACCGGCGGCTCCAGTTGCTAAAGCTGCGCCCCCAACGCCTCCTAAGCCTGCGGCTCCTGTTGCTGCAGCAAAAGTTGAAGCCGTAAAACCTGCGCCAACACCTGTAGTTAAAGCCCCAGAGCCTAAGGTCATTGACGAAGCTAAAATGCCGGCAAAAGCCTCGGCGGTGCCTCAAGGTGAAACTACAGTACGTGTTGATACTGCAAGGCTTGATCAGATCATGAACATGGTCGGTGAGCTAGTATTAGTGCGCAATCGCTTAGTGAGCTTAGGCATTACCCGCGAAGATGAAGCCATGACGAAAGCCTTGGCGAATTTAGATTTGGTGACGGCTGACTTACAAGGTGCGGTGATGAAAACCCGCATGCAGCCTATTAAGAAGGTGTTTGGCCGTTTCCCCCGAGTGGTTCGAGATTTAGCTCGAACACTCAATAAAGAAATTGATCTCATCATGGTGGGCGAAGAGACTGACCTTGATAAAAACCTGGTTGAGGCGTTAGCGGATCCCTTGGTCCACTTAGTGAGAAACTCTGTCGATCACGGTATTGAAATGCCTCTTACTCGTGAAGCAACGGGTAAATCACGTACTGGTACTATCACCTTGTCAGCAAGTCAGGAAGGCGATCACATCTTATTGAAAATTGAAGATGATGGCGCCGGTATGGATCCTGTAAAACTCAAGGAAATAGCCATTTCTCGAGGCGTGCTTGATGAAGACTCTGCAGCAAGAATGTCTGATAGTGAAGCCTATAACTTGATTTTTGCCCCAGGATTCTCCACCAAAGTTGAAATATCGGATATCTCGGGACGTGGTGTTGGAATGGACGTGGTGAAAACCCGGATTAACCAACTCAATGGTACTGTGCATATTGACTCAATGAAGGGCAAGGGCACCATACTCGAAATCAAAGTTCCCTTAACGCTAGCCATAATGCCAACCTTAATGGTAGACGTCGCTAAGCAAGTGTTTGCCTTGCCGTTATCCAGTGTTAATGAAATTTTCCATTTAGACTTAACTAAAACCAATATTGTCGATGGCCAACTGACGGTTATCGTGCGCAATAAAGCTGTTCCCTTGTTTTATTTAGAGCAGTGGTTGCATCGTCATAAAACCAAGTTAAAGCATGGTGATAAGAAGCAAGGCCATGTCGTCATCGTTCAACTAGGTACCCGTCAAATTGGCTTTGTGGTGGATGCATTGATTGGTCAGGAAGAAGTTGTCATCAAGCCGTTAGGTTCTATGCTGCAGGGC